The region TTGGTTCAATAGCTCCAGGCACTATTATAAGTTGGGAGACCCCGAGCACACCGTCgcgttaaatatttattaaaatttccaTCAGTTAAGAGAGATTTCGAGAAAAAATGTGCGAACAGTACTGCGATAAGTTTGAGACCTTCAATCCGGAGGTTGAGTTTGCCAAGTTCCAGAAACGCAAACCCATCGTGAGGACGGCCCAGCTCTACGAGAATCTGCACAAGCGGGAGGATATCAAGTGTCCCTGTGAGTTTGAGGATCTCATTAcccataatattttatttttatttttatatatttccataCCTACCAGACAGCTTCAAGGGCTATGGCGTGGAGACGGACTCCAACACCATGTACCGCACTTGCAACTCGGAATACGGTTACTATGCCCCCAATGCCTATACCATCCCCAAGCGTTTCTATCCACTACCCCAGAATTTCTCCAACGAAGTCGTTCGCTTCGGCATGTATCGCAATTTCTCCCTCAACACCCACATGGATCGCACCTTCTATTAAGACCTGGCTTAAAATCAAACCACTCTCGAATTGTTTTAatctttataaacaattttacggATTTCTAagccattttaaaattttattccgGTCAACAAGTGATGCCTCTTTCGCCGTACATTTGCCCTATTAAGCAACCTTAAGCAAATCTATCAAtaacaaatttcaaaatgtaaaaagcaaaaaaaaatatataacattttataaaatcaccCGAACGTGACTGTCTTTGATTGTTATGTTAATTTAAgctttttgctttgctttttataaaaaaaaagaaaaaagtaaaaaataaccAAGCAACTCAAGACCAATGCAACCGTTTAAATTAGAAGTAAACTACCAACTGCTGAGCCTTATCATCAAGTCGACAAAATGAGGTGAGCCACATTAGCATAAGTCTGATAGCTGGGAATTCTGAATACCGCCTTCTAGTCAAACCAAGAAGCTACTCGATGCATTGCTATGCGACATTTACGGCAGGCAGGAACAGTTGGCCAGGCGAATGAGACGCTGCTGCAGAGATCCTGTCTTCCAGAGAGGATCCTCGAAGAGGAAGAAAGGACAGCTGGCACAGTTGGCCAGTGGAATGGTCGGAAATCGGGCCACCCTGGAGCGTTTGGATGTGCGCAAGCTCATCGATGTGTGCGCCATCCTGAAGGTGGAGATCCTGATGCTCGGCTATCTTCTGGAACGGGTCCTTGTGGCCAGGGATCGCCTGCAGAGACATCAGGAGGTCCTTTGCGAGTTCGTCACCGCCGTGCTCGTCGTTGAAAGCGGTGAGTTGGAGGTTTAATAAGAGTAAAACCCTTTAATGAAAATGGGTTACAATTTGACCCTCtcttaaagtaaatatttgaatgtaaagTGTTAGAGAATTTTAATacgaattcatagaggtatcccacgtgaTAATCGGGATTAAATTGCCCATGTTATGGAATATAGAAGTGCCATTTAGGGTtcccatactgaaacccattggaaatacggaagaATCTGACtggaaaatgggctaaaattttgaccctctctttaaataaatatttggatgtataatgttagagaatttaaatacaaattcatagaggtatcccacgtgaTATTCGTAATTAAATTGCCCatgttatggaatctagaagtgccgTTTAGGGTtcccatactgaaacccattggaaatacaaaaaaatctgacttgaaaatgggctaaaatttcgaccatctcttcaaataaatatttaaatgtataatgttagagaatttaaatacaaattcatagaggtatcccacgttatAATCAGGAGTAAATTGCCCATGTTATGGAATCctgaagttcagttttgggtttctgTTCTGGACGCCCAAAGAAATACTGAAAAGCCATTTTCATGGCTTAAAATTCTGACCTTCGggtaaagaatatattttaatgttgaTAGTTTGACATTTTAACCACAAACCtaaatgcatattttttaaattcctaaATGCTCAAAAGAGTATTAGAACATCGTTAACTGTTTAACTATCACCCCCCTTTTTTCGAGTGCACCAAATGtcaaagtgtgtgtgtgggtggaaGGGGGCGTGCCACTGCGCAGGCTCCCCACTGACAGCTGGGGGCTTGGTTTGCTGACTTTGGCCTGAGTTCTGGCCACCGCCGTCAGTCAAGTGCGGAACTCTCAGCTGTGTGGATCGTGAAGTGCGGAATCGAAGGGCCTGCAGAAGATAGCCGAGAAGCCCAAAGCTGAACGCTGAAAAAATCCTCGCTAGCGTCACGCACCGTgcatgtatgtgtgtgtgtgagtgtgggtGAGAGTGGGTGCGTTTGTGCTAGTGTTagtgtttgcttttattgaATGAACTTTGTTGTGTCCTGTGGCCGTTTCCGTGTGAGTGTATGTGTATGTGTATGTGCGAGCGTTGTGGGCAGGTGAAGCCCATGCGTGTgtgcaagtgtgtgtgtgaggctGACTTGATGACGACACAGCGCAGCATTGAGACTGTCTGACGGGCCGCGCACACACACCAGCACATGCCACTGACTTTGTGTGCGTGAGAGTACTGaaatgtgcgtgtgtgtgtgtgtgtgtggaccAGCGGTTTGAAATAACAAACGTGTAGAACTGGCCTCCACGAGCGTTTCAGCCTGTCTTATCTATGTTTTTATACCATACCCATCCCCCCTCTCTTTTCT is a window of Drosophila biarmipes strain raj3 chromosome 3R, RU_DBia_V1.1, whole genome shotgun sequence DNA encoding:
- the LOC108025205 gene encoding piercer of microtubule wall 1 protein, whose product is MCEQYCDKFETFNPEVEFAKFQKRKPIVRTAQLYENLHKREDIKCPYSFKGYGVETDSNTMYRTCNSEYGYYAPNAYTIPKRFYPLPQNFSNEVVRFGMYRNFSLNTHMDRTFY